A DNA window from Daucus carota subsp. sativus chromosome 3, DH1 v3.0, whole genome shotgun sequence contains the following coding sequences:
- the LOC108203390 gene encoding uncharacterized protein LOC108203390: MEPPKSIKDVQKLTGRIAALGSFISKSGDKCLPFFKALKKVKDFEWTSESQEAFEQLKKYMAEPPLLSKPVDGETLYVYLAVSEKALSAVLFALAIFIASRKLRPYFQAHKIEVLTEQPLRNIMHSPKASGRLIKWAVELGEFEIRYKPWVAIKAQALADFLVECTIDHKEVEGQESKVEEPKEEEKPKEYWLLFFDGASKTKNSGAGLVLRSPDGFTVVYAIKLDFPTTNNEAEYEALIAGLGLARTLRVKNLKVYGDSRLVVSQVNGEFEAREETMLRYLRIVKAQMTQFEECLVEHIPKEENAKSDALSQFASSENEVCSGSVYYQVLKTLSINAKLVAPIHTEATWIDEIKSYLETGHLPPDAGEARKLQVRALKYALIEGILYKKSFVIPYLKCLRLDEAREALKEVHEGICGQHLGGRALAHKVTRLGLFWPNMLKDAKDYVKRCDRCQRFAPVVHQPPEMLTSINSPIPFAMWGMDILGPFPLASAQRMFLLGYGIPRVLVTDNGAQFNSTEFVGYCNDYSIELRFTSVAHPQANGQAEVANRIILDGLKKRVEKEHGSWAEEILPILWAYRTTCKVSTGATPLQLVYGTEAVVSLEITHTSPRVQQYEPEANEEGMRVALDMIDEVRDEANARIVESQK, translated from the exons ATGGAACCGCCTAAGTCTATAAAGGATGTTCAAAAGTTAACAGGAAGAATCGCGGCACTAGGGAGTTTCATCTCGAAGTCAGGGGATAAGTGCTTGCCCTTCTTTAAGGCTTTGAAGAAAGTTAAAGATTTTGAATGGACAAGTGAGAGCCAAGAGGCCTTTGAGCAGTTGAAGAAgtatatggcagagccaccactcttatcaaaGCCTGTAGATGGAGAAACATTATATGTCTACTTGGCTGTGTCTGAGAAAGCACTGAGTGCGGTCTTG TTTGCCTTAGCCATATTTATAGCTTCAAGAAAGCTGAGGCCTTACTTCCAGGCTCACAAAATTGAAGTCTTGACAGAACAACCCCTTAGGAacataatgcatagcccgaaggctagtggaagattaaTCAAATGGGCAGTAGAGCTCGGGGAATTCGAAATTCGATACAAACCATGGGTGGCAATCAAGGCTCAAGCTCTAGCTGACTTCCTCgttgaatgcaccattgacCACAAGGAAGTCGAGGGGCAGGAGAGTAAggtagaggaacccaaagaagaggagaaacctaaagagtattggttactattttttgacggagcttcaaaaacaaaaaatagtggCGCAGGGCTGGTGCTCCGAAGCCCGGATGGGTTCACGGTCGTGTACGCTATCAAGTTAGACTTTCCAACTACCAACAACGAAGCTGAGTATGAGGCCCTTATAGCTGGATTGGGATTGGCGAGAACCCTAAGGGTTAAAAACCTGAAAGTCTATGGGGACTCAAGGCTTGTGGTGTCACAGGTTAATGGAGAATTTGAGGCACGAGAAGAAACAATGCTGAGATACTTGAGGATTGTTAAAGCTCAGATGACACAATTTGAAGAATGTTTGGTAGAACATATACCCAAGGAAGAGAATGCAAAGTCTGATGCCTTATCCCAGTTTGCATCCTCGGAAAATGAGGTGTGCTCGGGAAGTGTTTACTATCAGGTTTTGAAAACCCTAAGTATCAATGCCAAGCTGGTAGCCCCAATTCACACAGAGGCCACATGGATTGATGAAATCAAATCGTATCTTGAAACTGGACACCTACCACCTGATGCTGGGGAAGCACGAAAACTACAGGTAAGAGCTTTAAAGTATGCACTGATTGAGGGGATTCTCTATAAGAAGTCTTTTGTTATACCATATTTGAAGTGTTTAAGGCTAGATGAGGCCCGGGAAGCCCTGAAAGAGGTTCATGAAGGAATTTGTGGCCAGCACCTAGGTGGGAGAGCCCTGGCTCACAAAGTTACTCGCCTTGGGTTGTTTTGGCCAAATATGCTGAAGGATGCGAAGGATTATGTTAAGAGATGCGATCGATGTCAGAGATTTGCACCTGTTGTGCACCAGCCCCCAGAGATGTTGACATCCATTAACTCCCCGATTCCCTTTGCtatgtgggggatggatatcCTAGGGCCGTTTCCACTCGCCAGTGCTCAAAGGATGtttttgttagg GTATGGCATACCTCGAGTCTTGGTTACTGACAATGGAGCCCAGTTCAACAGTACAGAGTTTGTAGGATACTGTAACGACTATAGCATTGAGCTACGATTCACTTCGGTTGCCCACCCTCAAGCCAATGGGCAAGCTGAAGTAGCCAATaggataatccttgatggaCTAAAGAAAAGAGTCGAGAAAGAGCATGGGTCTTGGGCTGAAGAGATtctccctatactatgggcaTATCGAACAACTTGCAAGGTCTCCACCGGAGCAACCCCGTTGCAGTTAGTTTACGGAACTGAAGCCGTGGTGTCACTTGAGATAACTCATACCTCccccagggtccagcagtatgagcccgAAGCCAATGAGGAAGGAATGAGAGTCGCACTCGACATGATCGATGAGGTCCGAGATGAGGCTAACGCCAGGATCGTTGAGAGCCAAAAAtga